In a genomic window of Candidatus Competibacteraceae bacterium:
- a CDS encoding regulatory protein RecX has translation MNWTRNSEKPPDAAPAAIRAKALELLARREHSRLELRQKLLQRGFPIERIEPVLDRLIEERLLDEGRYAELYACARADKGYGPLRIARELRERGVPDDAVAAAVDDLSDQWFSKLRELHRKRFKSSIPADAAGRMQQTRVLRQHGFTLEQIKQLFEAV, from the coding sequence ATGAACTGGACCCGGAACTCTGAGAAGCCCCCCGACGCCGCGCCGGCCGCGATCCGCGCCAAGGCGCTGGAACTGCTGGCCCGACGCGAGCACTCCCGGCTGGAACTGCGGCAAAAATTGCTCCAGCGGGGTTTCCCGATCGAGCGCATCGAGCCGGTGTTGGATCGTCTGATCGAGGAACGGCTGCTCGATGAGGGTCGCTATGCCGAGCTTTACGCCTGCGCGCGAGCCGACAAAGGCTACGGGCCGCTGCGGATCGCCCGCGAACTGCGCGAGCGCGGCGTGCCGGACGACGCGGTCGCCGCCGCCGTGGACGACTTGTCGGATCAGTGGTTTTCCAAGCTGCGGGAATTACATCGCAAGCGTTTTAAGTCGTCGATCCCCGCCGACGCGGCGGGCCGGATGCAGCAAACGCGGGTATTGCGCCAGCACGGCTTTACCCTAGAGCAAATCAAACAGTTGTTTGAAGCGGTCTAA